One Candidatus Schekmanbacteria bacterium DNA segment encodes these proteins:
- the mutS gene encoding DNA mismatch repair protein MutS — MIQQYLQIKARYNDAILFFRMGDFYEMFFDDAKKASKILQIALTTRGKNIGEDIPLCGIPYHAIDSYLPKLLDKGIKVAICEQLEEPGQGKKIVRRDVVKVVSPGTVTDPAYLNPKSNNFMISLSFGKGVTGISVLDISTGEFSVTEFDGADRLRLINEIIRIEPSEVLLPSANQKVFKEEITSSLLRPPFISPFEDWKFDYETARRALLSKFGVSSLEGFGCEGMPSAISSAGAMIQYLEETQKENLKHINRLRTIDNREYMVLDGTTIKNLEVLRSQADGSRENTILNIIDDTATAMGGRLLRQWLLKPLLDVDEITERYNSIDEFIEKSQERRKVRDELAEIQDIDRLIGKLANGNAGPRDLAALRFSFERLPLVKKLMATCESKLLSSLSLEVDAHEELTLYLKKALVDSPPLNIRDTGAIREGFNPELDELRNLKNNTKDFISSLEREERERSGISSLKVGFNRVFGYYIEVTKSNLHNVPADFIRKQTLTNGERFITPKLKEYEERILTAEEKIKEIEIRIFNELIANVSRHIPEIQKTAYAVAEIDVLSTLASVAEKNNYVRPVIDNSDRIDIKDGRHPVIERISFDERFVPNDTLLDCEENRLSIITGPNMAGKSTYMRQVALIVMMAQMGSFVPAREAHIGIVDRIFTRIGASDNLASGQSTFMLEMNETANIMNNATKRSLIILDEIGRGTSTFDGLSIAWAVAEFIHSKEHLGARTLFATHYHELTELSAVLDGARNYNVAVKEWNDEIIFLRKIVEGGTDKSYGIHVAKLSGIPADVIKRAREILFNLENREFDRNGNLSLLGKSQTPNNNQQMLPIFDRNESEVLNEIRNMDINSITPLEALTKLGRIKEMLSDEEKKQ; from the coding sequence ATGATACAGCAGTATCTGCAGATTAAAGCCCGCTACAATGATGCAATCCTCTTTTTCAGAATGGGGGATTTCTATGAGATGTTCTTCGATGATGCCAAAAAAGCATCCAAAATCCTCCAGATAGCGCTTACAACACGGGGGAAAAATATCGGGGAAGACATTCCTCTATGCGGTATTCCTTACCATGCAATTGATTCCTATCTTCCAAAACTTTTGGACAAAGGAATCAAGGTCGCCATTTGCGAGCAGCTTGAAGAACCGGGGCAGGGTAAAAAGATTGTAAGGCGCGATGTGGTAAAGGTTGTTTCCCCTGGCACAGTGACAGACCCGGCATATCTAAATCCCAAGAGCAATAATTTCATGATTTCCCTATCTTTTGGAAAGGGAGTTACAGGAATCTCTGTCCTCGATATATCTACAGGAGAATTTAGCGTCACTGAATTTGACGGCGCTGACCGCCTCCGCCTAATCAATGAAATAATCCGGATAGAGCCGAGCGAAGTTCTTCTCCCATCGGCAAATCAGAAGGTCTTTAAGGAAGAGATAACATCATCCCTTCTTCGCCCACCATTCATTTCCCCTTTTGAAGACTGGAAATTCGATTACGAGACCGCGAGAAGAGCGCTTCTTTCAAAATTCGGAGTTTCCTCCCTTGAAGGCTTTGGCTGTGAAGGGATGCCTTCAGCCATATCATCGGCTGGCGCCATGATTCAGTATCTTGAAGAAACGCAAAAAGAGAATCTCAAACACATAAACCGCTTAAGGACTATAGACAACCGGGAGTACATGGTTCTTGACGGGACAACGATCAAAAATCTCGAAGTGCTGCGAAGTCAGGCTGACGGCTCACGCGAAAATACGATTTTAAACATAATAGATGATACGGCAACAGCAATGGGAGGAAGACTCCTTCGCCAATGGCTTTTAAAACCACTCCTGGATGTTGATGAGATAACAGAAAGATATAATTCAATAGATGAGTTTATTGAAAAATCACAGGAGCGGCGCAAAGTAAGGGATGAACTCGCAGAGATTCAGGACATTGACAGACTCATTGGAAAACTTGCTAACGGCAATGCAGGACCGCGGGACCTTGCGGCTTTAAGATTTTCATTTGAACGCCTCCCATTGGTTAAAAAACTTATGGCGACCTGTGAGTCCAAACTTTTGAGCTCTCTCTCATTAGAGGTTGATGCCCATGAGGAACTCACGCTTTATCTAAAAAAAGCCCTTGTAGATTCTCCACCATTAAATATTCGCGACACCGGCGCCATAAGGGAAGGCTTTAACCCGGAGCTTGATGAATTGCGGAATCTCAAGAACAACACAAAAGATTTCATTTCGTCGCTTGAAAGGGAAGAAAGGGAGCGCTCAGGAATATCTTCTCTCAAAGTGGGGTTTAACAGGGTCTTTGGTTATTACATAGAAGTCACAAAATCAAACCTCCACAATGTGCCGGCTGATTTCATCAGAAAGCAGACACTTACCAACGGAGAGCGCTTTATAACGCCCAAGTTAAAAGAATATGAAGAACGGATTCTTACGGCAGAAGAAAAAATAAAGGAAATAGAAATCAGGATTTTCAATGAACTTATAGCAAATGTCTCACGACATATTCCAGAAATTCAGAAAACTGCATATGCAGTTGCAGAGATAGACGTTCTCTCAACACTCGCCTCAGTGGCGGAGAAAAACAACTATGTCCGTCCCGTGATAGATAACTCCGACCGCATAGACATAAAAGACGGCAGACACCCGGTGATTGAACGGATATCATTTGATGAAAGATTTGTTCCCAATGACACGCTCCTTGATTGCGAAGAAAACAGGCTATCAATCATAACAGGCCCAAACATGGCTGGAAAATCAACATACATGAGGCAGGTTGCGCTAATCGTTATGATGGCGCAGATGGGAAGTTTCGTCCCGGCAAGAGAAGCGCATATCGGAATAGTTGACCGGATATTCACCCGCATAGGCGCAAGCGACAATCTCGCCTCAGGGCAAAGCACATTCATGCTCGAGATGAATGAGACGGCAAACATAATGAACAATGCCACAAAAAGAAGCTTGATCATTCTTGATGAGATAGGGAGGGGAACAAGCACCTTTGACGGACTTAGTATTGCCTGGGCTGTTGCTGAGTTTATCCATTCAAAAGAACATCTCGGGGCGCGCACCCTTTTTGCAACCCATTACCATGAACTTACGGAGTTGTCCGCAGTGCTCGATGGCGCCAGAAATTACAATGTAGCTGTAAAAGAATGGAATGACGAGATAATCTTCCTGCGCAAGATTGTTGAAGGGGGCACTGACAAAAGCTATGGCATCCATGTTGCAAAGCTTTCAGGCATTCCGGCAGATGTGATAAAAAGGGCGCGTGAGATTCTTTTTAATCTTGAAAACCGCGAGTTTGACAGGAATGGCAATCTTTCGCTTTTGGGAAAATCACAAACGCCAAACAATAATCAACAGATGCTTCCTATATTTGACAGGAATGAATCTGAAGTTCTAAATGAGATAAGGAATATGGATATTAACAGTATTACACCGCTCGAAGCGCTGACAAAGCTTGGCAGGATAAAGGAGATGCTTTCTGATGAGGAGAAAAAACAGTGA
- a CDS encoding DUF2889 domain-containing protein → MNVYERNINASIDITAEDYLVTRASLLDLDHNIRLQMMVKISTREIITATGEMVKTPFGECKTALPNVDKLIGLKIERGFAKKMREAVGGAGGCTHIVELALTMASLSSNSILLEAARDPEKRQKFSEKSEEERKEEIGSFLKNSCIVFKEK, encoded by the coding sequence GTGAACGTATATGAAAGAAATATAAATGCTTCAATAGATATAACCGCGGAGGATTATCTTGTAACACGCGCGTCCTTGCTTGACCTTGACCACAACATCCGCCTTCAGATGATGGTTAAGATTTCAACAAGGGAGATAATAACAGCCACAGGCGAGATGGTAAAAACCCCATTTGGCGAATGCAAGACAGCGCTTCCCAATGTAGACAAACTCATAGGCTTAAAGATTGAAAGAGGATTTGCAAAAAAAATGAGAGAAGCAGTAGGCGGCGCAGGTGGCTGTACCCATATAGTAGAGCTTGCCTTGACAATGGCATCATTAAGCTCCAACTCTATTTTATTAGAGGCTGCCCGTGACCCTGAAAAGCGGCAGAAATTCAGCGAGAAATCTGAAGAAGAAAGAAAAGAAGAGATAGGTTCATTCTTAAAAAACAGTTGTATCGTATTTAAGGAAAAATGA
- a CDS encoding nucleoside hydrolase, with protein sequence MSENPIIIDTDGGIDDALAITVARNYLQAEIKAVTTVGGNIPLKQASSNICLLLSFISPKSGSTIPVYEGSAKPLEGGAYHHAYEYHGKDGMGGLSSKLKKDVGSTLHEISKGKAWDKIAEICAAEKGKVKIIAIGPLTNIAKAILDHPKEMKKTAEIIVMGGAFHSPGNITPAAEFNIYSDPAAAEIVFASKIPLKLIGLNITERAYLSQWEVEKKFSGRTDRKCIFLKELMMCHITLHEKAEKFSGLFLHDPVAVIAGFKSDLFQWTTREVNVETGKGVARGMTVIDTRRKSKEQGKTQVAFEADILRIKEMILGAL encoded by the coding sequence ATGAGCGAAAATCCAATCATAATAGACACTGACGGCGGCATAGATGATGCGCTTGCCATAACAGTGGCGCGCAATTATCTTCAGGCTGAAATAAAAGCTGTCACAACAGTGGGGGGCAACATTCCATTAAAGCAGGCCTCCTCAAACATCTGCCTTCTTCTTTCATTTATCTCTCCAAAGAGCGGCTCTACTATCCCTGTATATGAGGGAAGTGCAAAGCCCCTTGAAGGAGGAGCCTACCATCATGCCTATGAATATCATGGAAAAGACGGGATGGGCGGGCTTTCTTCAAAATTAAAAAAAGATGTTGGGAGCACTTTACATGAAATTTCGAAAGGCAAGGCATGGGACAAGATTGCTGAGATTTGTGCGGCAGAAAAAGGGAAGGTGAAAATAATCGCCATAGGTCCACTTACAAACATCGCAAAAGCCATACTTGACCATCCAAAGGAGATGAAAAAAACAGCAGAGATTATCGTGATGGGTGGAGCCTTTCACTCCCCGGGGAACATCACACCTGCCGCAGAATTTAATATCTACTCAGACCCAGCCGCGGCAGAAATAGTCTTTGCATCCAAAATTCCTCTTAAACTCATCGGGCTTAACATAACAGAGAGAGCCTATCTTTCCCAATGGGAAGTGGAAAAGAAATTCTCAGGACGCACTGATAGAAAATGTATTTTTTTAAAAGAGCTTATGATGTGCCATATAACACTCCATGAAAAGGCTGAAAAATTCAGCGGCCTATTCCTTCACGATCCTGTTGCAGTAATTGCCGGCTTTAAGTCTGACCTTTTCCAGTGGACTACAAGGGAAGTAAATGTTGAGACAGGTAAGGGAGTCGCCCGTGGAATGACCGTCATAGACACAAGGCGAAAGAGCAAGGAGCAAGGGAAAACGCAGGTTGCATTTGAAGCAGACATACTGCGGATAAAAGAGATGATACTTGGCGCACTTTAA
- the rbsK gene encoding ribokinase, whose product MKKKVLVVGSSNIDLTLISEKLPRPGETITADKFMIFYGGKGANQAIAARKAGADVNFITRLGTDASGKDYRARLLKFGFPSGAICEDKKVKTGTALITVNKKGENLISVYQGSNKNLSPADIRKNIKYFAESCVLLLQFEIPFETVCESLKIAKKLGLTTIVNPAPARKIPENVYKLIDVITPNIREAVCLSGKNIRTQDDIKKSALILSKKGPSTVIITLGNKGIALFHNGVVKFIKAPKVKAIDTTGAGDAFNGALAAFLSESFDMTKSAKMAICAAALSVQKAGAQTALPARSEIDKFYKKVGLTR is encoded by the coding sequence ATGAAAAAAAAAGTCCTCGTCGTTGGAAGCTCAAATATTGACCTCACTTTAATCTCAGAGAAACTTCCCCGCCCCGGCGAAACCATTACAGCAGATAAGTTCATGATTTTCTATGGAGGCAAAGGCGCCAATCAGGCAATAGCAGCAAGAAAGGCAGGAGCAGATGTAAACTTTATAACCCGCCTTGGCACTGACGCTTCCGGCAAAGATTACAGGGCTCGTCTCTTAAAGTTTGGCTTTCCTTCCGGTGCGATCTGTGAGGATAAAAAAGTAAAGACAGGCACCGCTCTCATAACAGTAAACAAAAAGGGAGAAAATCTTATATCTGTCTATCAGGGCTCAAATAAGAATCTTTCTCCAGCAGACATAAGGAAGAATATAAAATATTTTGCTGAATCTTGCGTTTTACTTTTACAATTTGAGATTCCCTTTGAGACAGTTTGCGAATCATTGAAGATTGCAAAGAAATTAGGGCTCACCACAATAGTAAATCCTGCACCTGCGAGAAAAATCCCTGAGAACGTTTACAAACTCATAGATGTTATTACTCCAAATATTAGGGAAGCGGTGTGTCTTTCCGGGAAAAATATCAGGACTCAAGATGATATAAAAAAGTCTGCGCTTATCCTCTCAAAAAAAGGGCCATCTACTGTGATAATCACTCTTGGAAATAAAGGAATAGCTCTTTTTCATAATGGAGTCGTAAAATTCATAAAAGCACCAAAGGTGAAAGCCATTGATACCACCGGCGCAGGCGATGCATTTAACGGTGCACTCGCCGCATTTCTCTCCGAGAGCTTTGATATGACAAAATCAGCAAAAATGGCAATATGCGCCGCAGCCCTCTCAGTCCAAAAAGCCGGCGCCCAAACCGCCCTGCCGGCGAGAAGTGAGATAGATAAATTTTATAAGAAGGTTGGGTTGACTAGATAA
- a CDS encoding helix-turn-helix transcriptional regulator, translating into MSKHRDNFLKRFGNRIRIIRQKKNLSQEELAQIAGLDRTYMGGIERGERNIGLLNVKKLADALKITPKDLFDDDFQL; encoded by the coding sequence ATGTCCAAGCATCGTGATAACTTTTTAAAAAGGTTTGGGAACCGGATCAGAATAATCCGGCAAAAAAAGAATCTTTCGCAAGAAGAATTAGCTCAAATCGCAGGTCTTGACCGTACTTATATGGGTGGGATTGAGCGTGGAGAGCGAAACATTGGTCTATTAAACGTCAAGAAGCTAGCTGATGCTTTAAAGATTACTCCAAAGGATCTCTTTGACGATGACTTTCAACTCTGA